In Bacillus cereus ATCC 14579, a single window of DNA contains:
- a CDS encoding TetR/AcrR family transcriptional regulator, with protein MVKHNVHASVKDEKLVALRREQMIKGAVQLFKQKGFPRTTTREIAKAAGFSIGTLYEYIRTKDDVLYLVCDSIYEHVKERLEEVVCTEKGSVESLKIAITNYFKVMDELQEEVLIMYQEVRFLPKESLPYVLEKEFQMVGMFENILEQCTENGTFTLNKKEIQLLAHNIFIQGQMWGFRRWALQKLYTLEEYTEMQIRYVLQGAHMLPK; from the coding sequence ATGGTTAAACATAATGTACATGCATCGGTGAAAGATGAAAAATTAGTTGCGTTAAGACGTGAGCAAATGATTAAAGGTGCGGTGCAACTGTTTAAACAAAAAGGATTTCCGCGTACAACAACGAGAGAAATTGCAAAAGCGGCTGGATTTAGTATAGGGACACTTTATGAGTACATTCGTACAAAAGATGATGTTTTGTATTTAGTTTGTGATAGTATTTATGAACATGTAAAAGAAAGATTAGAGGAAGTAGTTTGTACAGAAAAAGGGAGTGTAGAAAGTTTAAAGATAGCAATAACGAATTACTTTAAAGTGATGGATGAATTACAGGAAGAAGTATTGATAATGTATCAAGAGGTACGCTTTTTACCGAAAGAATCACTTCCGTATGTATTAGAAAAGGAGTTTCAAATGGTAGGAATGTTCGAGAATATTTTAGAACAGTGTACGGAAAATGGAACATTTACATTAAATAAAAAAGAAATACAGCTTCTTGCCCATAATATTTTTATACAAGGACAGATGTGGGGATTTAGACGCTGGGCGCTGCAAAAACTGTATACGCTCGAAGAATATACAGAAATGCAAATTAGGTATGTATTGCAAGGGGCCCATATGCTTCCGAAATAA
- the acdA gene encoding acyl-CoA dehydrogenase AcdA, whose translation MHFKLSEEHEMIRKMVRDFAKNEVAPTAAERDEEERFDRELFDQMAELGLTGIPWPEEYGGIGSDYLAYVIAIEELSRVCASTGVTLSAHTSLAGWPIFKFGTEEQKQKFLRPMAEGKKIGAYGLTEPGSGSDAGGMKTIAKRDGDHYILNGSKIFITNGGIADIYVVFALTDPESKQRGTSAFIVESDTPGFSVGKKESKLGIRSSPTTEIMFEDCRIPVENLLGEEGQGFKVAMQTLDGGRNGIAAQAVGIAQGALDASVEYARERHQFGKPIAAQQGIGFKLADMATDVEAARLLTYQAAWLESEGLPYGKESAMSKVFAGDTAMRVTTEAVQVFGGYGYTKDYPVERYMRDAKITQIYEGTQEIQRLVISRMLTK comes from the coding sequence ATGCATTTTAAACTATCAGAAGAACATGAAATGATAAGAAAAATGGTTCGAGATTTTGCTAAAAATGAAGTGGCACCAACAGCAGCTGAGCGTGATGAGGAAGAGCGATTTGATCGAGAATTATTTGATCAAATGGCAGAGCTTGGTTTAACCGGTATTCCGTGGCCTGAAGAGTACGGTGGAATTGGAAGCGATTACTTAGCGTACGTAATCGCTATTGAAGAATTATCCCGCGTTTGTGCTTCAACAGGCGTAACACTGTCCGCGCATACTTCACTTGCAGGATGGCCAATTTTTAAATTTGGGACGGAAGAGCAAAAGCAAAAGTTTTTACGACCGATGGCTGAAGGAAAGAAAATTGGTGCATACGGCTTAACGGAGCCAGGATCTGGATCGGATGCTGGTGGAATGAAGACAATCGCAAAGAGAGATGGAGACCATTATATTTTAAATGGATCAAAAATTTTCATTACAAATGGCGGTATTGCTGATATTTACGTTGTTTTTGCGCTAACTGATCCTGAATCAAAGCAGCGCGGTACGAGTGCATTTATTGTAGAAAGTGATACACCGGGATTTTCAGTTGGGAAGAAGGAGAGCAAGCTAGGGATTCGCTCTTCACCAACGACTGAAATTATGTTTGAAGATTGCCGTATTCCTGTAGAGAATCTACTTGGAGAAGAGGGGCAAGGGTTTAAAGTTGCGATGCAAACATTAGATGGAGGTCGTAACGGTATTGCGGCGCAAGCTGTTGGTATTGCACAAGGGGCTTTAGATGCTTCTGTAGAATATGCAAGGGAGCGCCATCAATTTGGAAAACCAATTGCGGCGCAGCAAGGGATTGGCTTTAAACTTGCGGATATGGCAACAGATGTAGAAGCGGCACGCCTTTTAACATATCAAGCGGCTTGGCTTGAATCAGAAGGGCTTCCGTATGGAAAAGAGTCAGCGATGTCAAAAGTATTTGCAGGAGATACAGCGATGAGGGTGACGACTGAAGCGGTGCAAGTATTTGGTGGTTACGGTTATACGAAAGATTATCCAGTAGAGCGTTATATGCGAGATGCAAAAATTACACAAATATATGAAGGAACACAAGAGATTCAGAGGCTTGTAATTTCTCGTATGTTAACGAAGTAG
- a CDS encoding acyl-CoA dehydrogenase — protein MNFRFNEDQQMMRKMVRDFAQKEIAPFVPSMEQGVFPKDILQKMGELGLMGIPAPAKYGGAEMDFISYILAIEEISKVSATVGVILAVHTSVGMNPILYFGTEEQKKKYVSKLATGEYLGAFALTEPNAGSDAGSLKSRAVKKGDHYIINGSKVFITNGGEASTYIVFASTNPEAGKSGISAFIVEKDTPGLIIGKDEHKMGLLGSRTVQLTFEDMKVPAENLLGEEGQGFKVAMANLDVGRIGIGAQALGIAEAALGCAIDYAKEREQFGKPIAAQQGIGFKLADMATSVEAARLLVYRAASLMAQGLPCGKEASIAKLFASKTAVEVAIEAVQVFGGYGYTKDYPVERFFRDAKITQIYEGTSEIQKLVISRAL, from the coding sequence ATGAACTTTCGTTTTAATGAAGATCAGCAAATGATGAGGAAAATGGTTCGGGATTTTGCACAGAAAGAAATAGCTCCCTTTGTTCCTAGTATGGAACAAGGGGTGTTCCCGAAAGATATTTTGCAAAAGATGGGTGAGCTTGGATTAATGGGTATTCCAGCGCCTGCAAAATACGGTGGGGCAGAAATGGACTTTATATCTTACATTCTAGCAATTGAGGAAATCTCAAAGGTAAGTGCAACAGTTGGTGTAATTTTAGCTGTACATACGTCAGTTGGAATGAATCCGATTTTATATTTCGGAACAGAAGAACAGAAGAAAAAATATGTTTCTAAACTTGCAACTGGGGAATATTTAGGTGCATTTGCTTTAACAGAGCCAAATGCAGGATCAGATGCAGGGAGTTTGAAATCAAGAGCTGTGAAAAAAGGTGATCATTATATTATTAATGGATCGAAAGTGTTTATTACAAATGGTGGTGAAGCAAGTACATACATTGTATTCGCTTCTACAAATCCAGAGGCAGGAAAAAGTGGTATTTCTGCATTTATAGTAGAGAAAGATACACCTGGTTTAATCATTGGAAAAGATGAACATAAGATGGGACTTCTCGGTTCTCGTACAGTACAACTTACTTTTGAAGATATGAAAGTGCCAGCTGAGAATTTACTTGGGGAAGAAGGACAAGGATTTAAGGTGGCAATGGCGAATTTAGATGTTGGGCGAATTGGAATCGGTGCGCAAGCGTTAGGAATTGCTGAAGCGGCGCTTGGCTGTGCAATTGATTATGCAAAAGAAAGAGAGCAATTCGGGAAGCCAATTGCGGCGCAGCAAGGGATTGGCTTCAAGCTTGCAGATATGGCAACAAGTGTCGAAGCAGCAAGGTTACTCGTATATAGAGCGGCATCTCTTATGGCACAGGGATTACCATGCGGTAAAGAAGCATCTATTGCGAAATTATTTGCTTCTAAGACAGCGGTTGAAGTCGCGATTGAGGCGGTGCAAGTGTTTGGTGGTTACGGATATACGAAAGACTATCCAGTAGAACGATTTTTCCGTGATGCGAAAATCACGCAAATATATGAAGGAACAAGTGAAATACAGAAACTTGTTATTAGCCGTGCTTTATAA
- a CDS encoding acetyl-CoA C-acetyltransferase produces MYTTLEGGAMIAPLLNVGIPSERSVLKNEMGERNMSKTVILSAARTPVGKFGGSLKDVKATELGGIAIKAALERANVAASDVEEVIFGTVIQGGQGQIPSRQAARAAGIPWEVQTETVNKVCASGLRAVTLADQIIRTGDQSLIVAGGMESMSNSPYILRGARWGYRMGNNEVIDLNVADGLTCAFSGTHMGVYGGEVAKEDGISREAQDEWAYRSHQRAVSAHKEGRFEEEIVPVTIPQRKGDPIVVAKDEAPREDTTIEKLAKLKPVFDKTATVTAGNAPGLNDGGAALVLMSEDRAKQEGRKPLATILAHTAIAVESKDFPRTPGYAINALLEKTGKTIEDIDLFEINEAFAAVAIASTEIAGIDPEKLNVNGGAVAMGHPIGASGARIIVTLIHALKQRGGGIGIASICSGGGQGDAVMIEVH; encoded by the coding sequence ATGTATACAACTTTAGAAGGAGGTGCAATGATTGCACCTCTTCTCAACGTAGGGATACCGAGCGAGCGCTCAGTGTTAAAAAATGAAATGGGGGAAAGAAACATGAGTAAAACAGTTATTTTAAGTGCTGCAAGAACACCAGTTGGAAAATTTGGAGGATCTTTAAAGGATGTAAAAGCGACGGAACTTGGAGGAATTGCAATTAAAGCAGCACTTGAAAGAGCAAATGTTGCGGCTAGTGATGTTGAAGAAGTTATATTTGGAACGGTTATTCAAGGTGGGCAGGGACAAATTCCATCGCGCCAAGCTGCGAGGGCTGCTGGAATCCCTTGGGAAGTGCAGACGGAAACAGTGAATAAAGTTTGTGCATCAGGGCTTCGTGCGGTTACGTTAGCGGATCAGATTATTCGTACTGGCGATCAATCACTGATTGTAGCTGGCGGTATGGAGTCGATGAGTAACAGTCCTTACATTTTACGTGGAGCAAGATGGGGATACAGAATGGGCAACAACGAAGTTATTGATTTAAACGTTGCTGACGGTTTAACATGCGCATTTTCAGGTACACACATGGGCGTTTATGGCGGAGAAGTTGCAAAGGAAGATGGAATTTCTCGCGAAGCGCAAGATGAATGGGCATATCGTAGCCATCAGCGTGCGGTTTCAGCGCATAAAGAAGGGCGTTTTGAAGAGGAAATCGTGCCAGTAACGATTCCGCAAAGAAAAGGCGATCCTATTGTCGTTGCAAAGGATGAGGCGCCACGTGAAGATACAACGATTGAAAAGTTAGCAAAGTTAAAACCTGTATTTGATAAGACAGCGACGGTGACAGCTGGTAATGCGCCGGGACTAAACGATGGTGGTGCCGCACTTGTATTAATGAGCGAAGACAGAGCGAAGCAAGAAGGAAGAAAGCCATTAGCGACAATTTTGGCGCATACAGCAATTGCAGTGGAATCTAAAGATTTCCCAAGAACTCCAGGTTATGCAATTAACGCATTGCTTGAAAAAACAGGAAAGACAATTGAAGACATTGATTTATTCGAGATTAATGAAGCCTTTGCAGCGGTAGCAATTGCAAGTACAGAAATCGCAGGAATTGATCCGGAAAAATTGAATGTAAATGGCGGCGCGGTAGCGATGGGACATCCAATTGGAGCAAGCGGAGCGCGCATTATCGTTACACTAATCCATGCACTTAAGCAGCGCGGCGGTGGAATTGGAATTGCTTCGATTTGTAGCGGTGGCGGTCAAGGGGACGCAGTGATGATTGAAGTTCACTAA
- a CDS encoding heterodisulfide reductase-related iron-sulfur binding cluster — protein MNSLLIINWLAAIAVIAYAGYLFVYLIRTRMAYIQLGKKIEFDRRFKERWDLLKVNVFGQKKLLKDKKSGIIHVMFFYGFILVQFGAIDFVWKGLAPGSHLPLGPLYPAFTFFQEIVTLVILIAVFWAFHRRYVEKLVRLKRNFKSGLVLIFIGGLMISVLLGNGMGLIWHGEELSWSEPIASAIAYVFSGINETVAISVFYFSWWVHLLILLTFLVYVPQSKHAHLIAGPANVFFGRLSNPGKLEKIDFEDETQETFGVGKIEDFRQNQLIDLYACVECGRCTNMCPATGTGKLLSPMDLILKLRDHLTDKGAAVTSKAPWVPVVAFNNTQGNQLAMMAAGKGQQESASTTLAYDPSLIGDVITEEEIWACTTCRNCEDQCPVMNEHVDKIIDLRRYLVLTEGKMDAEAQRAMTNIERQGNPWGLNRKERETWRQGDDEVTVPTVKEKSKAGEEFEYLFWVGSMGSYDNRSQKIAISFAKLMNEAGISFAILGNKEKNSGDTPRRLGNEFVFQEMATKNIEEFEKAGVKKIVTIDPHAYNTFKNEYPDFGLQAEVYHHTELLAQWVKEGRLKPVHAIEETVTYHDSCYLGRYNEVYEAPRDILKAIPGVNLVEMARNRETGMCCGAGGGLMWMEETTGSRINVARTEQALAVQPSIIGTGCPYCLTMISDGTKAKEVEEKVQTLDVTEILERSVIGQKKEAM, from the coding sequence ATGAATAGCTTACTGATCATTAATTGGCTGGCTGCCATTGCTGTTATTGCTTATGCAGGATATTTGTTTGTATATCTTATACGGACGAGAATGGCCTACATACAATTAGGAAAAAAAATTGAATTTGACCGTCGTTTTAAAGAGCGTTGGGATCTCCTTAAGGTCAATGTTTTCGGTCAAAAAAAGCTGCTGAAAGATAAGAAAAGCGGCATCATTCACGTTATGTTCTTTTACGGATTTATTCTTGTCCAATTTGGAGCAATTGACTTCGTTTGGAAAGGACTCGCACCAGGATCACATCTTCCACTTGGACCACTATACCCTGCATTTACATTCTTCCAGGAAATTGTCACACTTGTTATTTTAATTGCAGTATTTTGGGCTTTTCATAGACGTTATGTAGAAAAGCTTGTTCGTTTAAAACGTAACTTCAAATCAGGTCTTGTTCTTATCTTTATCGGTGGCTTAATGATTTCTGTGCTACTTGGTAACGGTATGGGACTTATATGGCATGGCGAGGAGCTTTCATGGAGTGAACCAATTGCTTCTGCAATCGCTTACGTTTTTAGCGGGATAAATGAAACCGTAGCTATTTCAGTGTTCTATTTTTCTTGGTGGGTGCATTTACTAATTTTGTTAACGTTTTTAGTGTATGTTCCACAATCAAAACATGCGCATTTAATTGCAGGACCAGCTAATGTATTCTTCGGTCGTCTTTCAAACCCAGGGAAGCTTGAAAAGATTGATTTTGAAGATGAAACGCAAGAAACATTTGGTGTTGGTAAAATTGAAGACTTTAGACAAAATCAACTTATTGACTTATACGCTTGTGTAGAGTGTGGCCGTTGTACAAATATGTGTCCGGCGACAGGAACAGGAAAACTGTTATCGCCGATGGACTTAATTTTAAAACTTCGCGATCATTTAACTGATAAAGGAGCTGCGGTAACATCAAAAGCACCGTGGGTTCCAGTAGTTGCCTTCAATAATACACAAGGAAATCAGTTAGCGATGATGGCAGCTGGAAAAGGACAACAAGAATCAGCGTCTACAACGCTCGCTTACGATCCGAGTTTAATCGGAGATGTTATTACAGAAGAAGAGATTTGGGCATGTACAACGTGTCGTAACTGTGAAGATCAATGCCCAGTTATGAATGAGCATGTTGACAAAATTATTGATTTACGTCGATATCTCGTTTTAACAGAAGGAAAAATGGACGCGGAAGCACAACGCGCGATGACAAATATCGAGCGTCAAGGGAATCCGTGGGGTCTGAACCGTAAAGAGCGTGAAACATGGCGCCAAGGTGATGACGAAGTAACAGTTCCAACTGTAAAAGAAAAATCAAAAGCTGGGGAGGAATTCGAGTATTTATTCTGGGTTGGTTCAATGGGATCATACGACAATCGTAGTCAGAAGATTGCGATATCGTTTGCGAAGTTAATGAACGAAGCAGGTATTTCATTCGCAATTCTCGGTAATAAAGAAAAGAATTCTGGAGATACACCACGCCGCCTCGGAAATGAATTTGTATTCCAAGAGATGGCGACAAAGAATATCGAAGAATTTGAAAAGGCAGGAGTGAAGAAAATCGTTACGATTGATCCTCATGCTTATAACACATTTAAAAATGAGTATCCGGACTTTGGCTTGCAAGCAGAAGTCTATCATCATACAGAATTGTTAGCTCAGTGGGTGAAAGAAGGGCGCTTAAAGCCTGTTCACGCTATTGAAGAAACAGTTACGTACCATGATTCCTGTTATTTAGGAAGATACAACGAAGTGTATGAAGCGCCACGTGACATTTTGAAAGCGATTCCTGGAGTGAATCTTGTAGAAATGGCACGTAACCGTGAAACTGGAATGTGCTGTGGCGCAGGTGGTGGCTTAATGTGGATGGAAGAAACAACAGGTTCTCGTATTAACGTTGCTCGTACAGAACAAGCATTAGCTGTACAGCCATCCATTATCGGTACAGGTTGTCCATATTGCTTAACGATGATCAGTGATGGAACGAAAGCGAAAGAGGTAGAAGAGAAAGTTCAAACTCTTGATGTGACAGAGATTTTAGAACGATCTGTTATCGGACAGAAAAAAGAAGCAATGTAG
- the cls gene encoding cardiolipin synthase produces MLYLSLLLISVALWITIDLSYGRLLHLKRVSSRTFPLRQSDFHLYTYGKDLYDALFTDIKQAQHHIHILFFIVKNDKISREFLKLLIDKAQEGIEVRLLLDRFGSHSLSNEAIRSLQKHGVSFSFCHKVKFPLPFFSANQRNHRKITVIDGKTGYIGGFNIGEEYLGHNEYLGLWRDYHLRLTGEGVQDLQKQFLHDWFDDTKQNLLDASLYFPKQNPGTILHQFIPTDGAYLQHTFLHLINAAKKEICIGTPYFIPGKKIMNALLKARERGVQITILVPEKADHPLVREAKFPYCRKLIQAGCNIYAFQQGFFHAKIIIVDDDICDIGTANFDMRSLYINHEINCLLYNKHFIQTVKKKFHEDLDNASVLSYSDVNPPSLIDRGKEWIGTIFAFFL; encoded by the coding sequence ATGCTCTACTTATCTCTTTTGTTAATATCCGTTGCTCTTTGGATTACAATTGACCTTTCATACGGGAGACTTCTTCATTTAAAACGAGTAAGCTCTCGCACTTTCCCTTTACGTCAAAGTGATTTTCACCTTTATACATACGGGAAAGATTTGTATGACGCTTTATTTACTGATATAAAACAAGCACAGCATCACATTCATATTTTATTCTTCATTGTAAAAAACGATAAAATCAGTCGTGAATTTTTAAAATTGCTGATTGATAAGGCTCAGGAAGGAATTGAAGTACGACTTTTACTTGATCGATTTGGCAGCCATTCTTTATCAAACGAAGCTATTCGCTCCCTGCAAAAACATGGTGTATCTTTTTCATTTTGTCATAAGGTAAAATTTCCTCTGCCTTTCTTTTCTGCCAATCAACGAAATCATAGGAAAATTACAGTGATTGATGGGAAAACCGGCTATATCGGGGGATTTAATATCGGTGAAGAGTATCTAGGGCATAATGAATATTTAGGATTATGGCGAGACTACCATTTACGTCTTACAGGAGAAGGGGTTCAAGATTTACAAAAGCAATTTTTGCATGACTGGTTTGATGATACGAAACAAAATTTATTAGATGCTTCTCTTTATTTTCCAAAACAAAACCCAGGTACCATCCTGCATCAATTTATTCCGACTGATGGGGCTTATTTACAGCATACTTTTTTACATTTAATTAACGCGGCAAAAAAAGAAATCTGTATCGGTACACCATATTTCATTCCTGGAAAAAAAATTATGAATGCCTTATTAAAAGCAAGAGAAAGAGGGGTTCAAATCACAATTCTTGTTCCAGAAAAAGCTGATCACCCTCTTGTTCGAGAAGCCAAATTTCCGTACTGCCGAAAATTAATACAGGCGGGTTGCAATATTTATGCATTTCAACAAGGTTTTTTTCACGCCAAAATTATTATAGTAGACGATGATATTTGCGATATCGGAACAGCAAACTTTGATATGAGAAGTTTATATATTAACCATGAAATAAACTGCCTGTTATATAATAAACATTTCATTCAAACAGTAAAAAAGAAATTCCATGAAGATCTAGATAATGCATCTGTACTTTCCTATAGCGATGTAAACCCGCCTTCTCTTATCGATAGAGGAAAGGAATGGATTGGAACAATATTTGCTTTCTTTTTATAG
- the uvsE gene encoding UV DNA damage repair endonuclease UvsE, whose product MLIRFGYVSHAMALWDCSPAKTMTFTSFKKLSKQEREDKLYHVIRQNLEHTIRILHYNIAHEIPLYRLSSSIVPLATHPEVEFDYIGVFTPLWRKIGALIKEHNLRISFHPNQFTLFTSDKPHITTNAITDMTYHYKILDAIGIADSSYINIHVGGAYGNKEKAIERFHENIKKLPTHIKKQMTLENDDKTYTTAETLSICQKENIPFVFDYHHHMANLCEEPLEELLPAIFETWSHTNISPKVHISSPRSEKEFRAHAEYIDLEFIKPFLHIAKKHNHNFDIMIESKQKDLALFQLIDELSAIRGIKRISGAMLQW is encoded by the coding sequence ATGCTTATACGGTTTGGATATGTCTCACATGCAATGGCACTCTGGGACTGTTCTCCTGCCAAAACAATGACGTTTACAAGCTTTAAGAAACTCAGCAAGCAAGAGCGAGAAGACAAACTGTACCATGTTATAAGGCAAAATTTAGAGCACACAATACGTATCCTTCATTACAATATAGCGCATGAAATCCCACTATATCGCCTATCGTCTTCCATCGTCCCACTTGCAACACATCCCGAAGTCGAGTTTGACTATATTGGGGTATTCACACCACTTTGGCGTAAAATAGGGGCTTTAATTAAAGAACACAATTTACGAATAAGTTTTCATCCAAATCAATTTACGCTATTTACAAGCGACAAGCCACATATTACTACTAACGCTATTACGGATATGACTTATCATTATAAAATATTGGATGCTATAGGCATTGCAGATTCTTCTTACATTAATATTCATGTAGGTGGAGCCTATGGAAATAAAGAAAAGGCAATTGAGCGCTTCCATGAAAACATAAAAAAACTTCCTACACATATAAAAAAACAAATGACTCTTGAAAATGATGATAAAACCTATACAACCGCTGAAACTTTATCAATTTGCCAAAAAGAAAATATTCCATTTGTATTTGATTATCATCATCATATGGCCAATCTTTGCGAGGAACCACTAGAAGAGTTGCTTCCTGCAATTTTTGAAACTTGGTCACATACAAATATCTCTCCTAAAGTTCACATTTCCTCCCCGAGATCGGAAAAAGAATTTAGGGCTCATGCTGAATATATCGATTTAGAGTTTATTAAGCCTTTCTTACACATTGCAAAAAAACACAATCATAATTTCGATATTATGATTGAAAGTAAACAAAAAGACTTAGCACTATTCCAATTAATAGATGAACTTTCTGCTATAAGAGGAATTAAAAGAATAAGTGGTGCAATGTTACAGTGGTAA
- a CDS encoding quorum-sensing peptide PapR: MKKLLIGSLLTLAMAWGISLGDTALEKSHIISHNDQEVQLAKDLPFEY; this comes from the coding sequence ATGAAGAAATTACTTATTGGTAGTTTATTAACGTTAGCGATGGCATGGGGTATTTCATTAGGCGATACGGCATTAGAGAAAAGCCATATAATTTCTCATAACGATCAAGAGGTACAATTAGCTAAAGATTTACCTTTTGAATATTAA
- the plcR gene encoding transcriptional regulator PlcR, which yields MHAEKLGSEIKKIRVMRGLTQKQLSDNICHQSEVSRIESGAVYPSMDILQGIAAKLQVPIIHFYEVLIYSDIERKKQFKDQIIMLCKQKRYKEIYNKVWNELKKEEYHPEFQQFLQWQYHVAAYILKKIDYEYCILELKKLLNQQLAGIDVYQNLYIENAIANIYAENSYFKKSIELFEDILKQLEVLHDNEEFEVKVRYNHAKALYLDNQYEESLYQVNKAIEISCRINSMALIGQLYYQRGECLGKLEYDGAEVEDAYKKASFFFDILEMHTYKEALVNKISR from the coding sequence ATGCACGCAGAAAAATTAGGAAGTGAAATTAAGAAAATTAGGGTGATGAGAGGATTAACACAGAAACAGTTATCCGATAATATATGTCATCAATCGGAAGTGAGTAGAATTGAATCGGGTGCGGTATACCCAAGTATGGATATATTGCAAGGTATCGCAGCAAAATTACAAGTTCCTATTATTCATTTTTATGAGGTACTCATTTATTCCGATATTGAAAGAAAAAAACAGTTTAAAGATCAAATCATTATGCTTTGTAAGCAAAAAAGATATAAAGAAATTTATAATAAAGTATGGAATGAGCTGAAAAAGGAAGAATATCATCCTGAATTCCAGCAATTTCTTCAATGGCAATATCATGTAGCAGCTTACATATTAAAGAAAATCGATTACGAATATTGTATTTTAGAATTAAAAAAATTGTTAAATCAACAGTTAGCTGGAATAGACGTATACCAAAATCTTTATATAGAAAATGCGATTGCAAATATTTATGCTGAAAATAGCTATTTTAAGAAGAGTATTGAGTTATTTGAAGATATATTAAAACAATTAGAGGTATTGCATGATAATGAAGAATTTGAAGTGAAGGTAAGATATAATCATGCGAAAGCATTATATTTAGATAATCAATATGAAGAGTCACTTTATCAAGTAAATAAAGCGATTGAAATATCATGCCGAATTAATAGTATGGCATTAATTGGACAGCTATATTATCAAAGAGGTGAATGCCTAGGGAAGTTGGAGTACGATGGGGCAGAGGTTGAAGATGCATATAAAAAGGCAAGCTTCTTTTTTGATATATTAGAAATGCATACATATAAAGAAGCTCTCGTAAATAAAATCAGTAGATAA